One Brassica napus cultivar Da-Ae chromosome C2, Da-Ae, whole genome shotgun sequence DNA window includes the following coding sequences:
- the LOC106357769 gene encoding cytosolic sulfotransferase 12-like (The RefSeq protein has 2 substitutions compared to this genomic sequence) — protein sequence MSSSSSSYLRDEDLTQETRDLISSLPSEKGWLVSQMYQFQGRWHTQALLQGLLQYQKHFEAKDSDIILVTNPKSGTTWLKALVFSLINRHKFPVSSGDHPLLVTNPHLLIPFLEGVYYESPNFDFTELPSPRLMNTHISLLSLPESVKSSSCKIVYCCRNPKDMFVSLWHFGKKLASQETADYPIEKAVEAFCQGKFIGGPFWDHVLEYWYASLENPNKVLFVTYEELKKQTGDTIKRIAEFLGCGFIEEEEVGGIVKLCSFESLSSLEANREGKLPNGVETKAFFRKGEVGGWRDTLSESLAEEIDRTMEEKFQGSGLKFSC from the coding sequence atgtcatcatcatcatcatcttacTTGAGAGATGAAGATCTGACACAAGAAACAAGAGATCTGATCTCTTCTCTTCCAAGCGAGAAAGGTTGGTTGGTGAGCCAAATGTATCAGTTTCAAGGACGTTGGCACACACAAGCCCTCTTACAAGGACTCTTGCAATGCCAAAAACACTTTGAGGCCAAAGATTCCGACATTATCCTCGTCACCAATCCTAAATCAGGTACCACTTGGTTAAAAGCTCTTGTCTTTTCTCTCATTAACCGACACAAGTTTCCAGTTTCTTCTGGTGATCATCCTCTTCTTGTTACCAATCCGCACCTTCTCATACCCTTCTTGGAAGGAGTGTACTACGAGTCTCCAAATTTCGATTTCACTGAGTTGCCTTCTCCAAGACTCATGAACACACACATATCGCTTCTTTCCCTGCCCGAGTCCGTTAAGAGCTCCTCTTGTAAGATTGTGTATTGTTGTAGGAACCCTAAGGACATGTTTGTGTCCTTATGGCATTTTGGAAagaaacttgctcctcaagaaACTGCTGATTATCCTATTGAAAAAGCGGTTGAAGCGTTTTGTCAAGGGAAGTTTATAGGTGGACCCTTTTGGGATCATGTGCTGGAGTACTGGTATGCCAGCCTTGAGAATCCGAACAAGGTCTTATTTGTTACATACGAGGAGCTGAAGAAGCAGACTGGAGATACGATCAAGAGAATAGCCGAGTTCTTGGGATGTGGTtttattgaagaagaagaagtcggaGGGATTGTGAAGTTGTGTAGTTTTGAGAGCTTAAGTAGTCTGGAAGCTAATAGAGAAGGGAAGTTGCCAAATGGAGTGGAGACTAAAGCTTTCTTCAGAAAGGGAGAGGTTGGAGGGTGGAGAGATACTTTGAGTGAGTCCTTGGCAGAGGAAATAGATAGAACCATGGAAGAGAAGTTTCAAGGTTCTGGTCTCAAATTTTCTTGTTGA
- the LOC106355040 gene encoding cytosolic sulfotransferase 12, producing MSSSSSAVPDYLGDEDLTQETRDLISSLPSEKGWLVSQMYQFQGRWHTQALLQGLLECQKHFEANDSDIILVTNPKSGTTWLKALVFALINRHKFPVVSSTSGNHPLLVTNPHLLVPFLEGVYYESPDFDFSKLPSPRLMNTHIPHLSLPESVKSSSCKIVYCCRNPKDMFVSLWHFGKKLAPQETADYPIEKAVEAFCKGKFIGGPFWDHVLEYWYASLENPNKVLFVTYEELKKQTGDTIKKIAEFLGCGFIGEEEVRGIVKLCSFESLSNLEVNREGKLPNGMETKAFFRKGDVGGWGDTLSESLAEKIDRTIEERFQGSGLTFSC from the coding sequence atgtcttcatcatcatcagctgTTCCTGATTACTTGGGAGATGAAGATCTGACACAAGAAACAAGAGATCTGATCTCTTCTCTTCCAAGCGAGAAAGGTTGGTTAGTGAGTCAAATGTATCAGTTTCAAGGACGTTGGCACACACAAGCTCTCTTACAAGGACTCTTGGAGTGCCAAAAACACTTTGAGGCTAACGATTCCGACATTATCCTCGTCACCAATCCTAAATCGGGTACCACTTGGTTAAAAGCTCTTGTCTTTGCTCTCATTAACCGACACAAGTTTCCAGTAGTTTCTTCTACTTCTGGTAATCATCCTCTTCTTGTTACCAATCCGCATCTACTCGTGCCTTTCTTGGAAGGAGTTTACTATGAGTCTCCAGATTTTGATTTCTCCAAGTTACCTTCTCCAAGACTCATGAACACACACATACCACATCTTTCCTTGCCCGAGTCTGTTAAGAGCTCGTCTTGTAAGATTGTGTATTGTTGTAGAAACCCTAAGGACATGTTTGTGTCCTTATGGCATTTTGGGAagaaacttgctcctcaagaaACCGCTGATTATCCAATTGAAAAAGCGGTTGAAGCGTTTTGTAAAGGAAAGTTTATAGGTGGCCCCTTTTGGGATCATGTGTTGGAGTATTGGTATGCGAGCCTTGAGAATCCAAACAAGGTCTTGTTTGTTACTTACGAGGAGCTGAAGAAGCAGACTGGAGATACGATCAAGAAAATAGCTGAGTTCTTGGGATGTGGTTTTATTGGAGAAGAGGAAGTGAGAGGGATTGTGAAGCTGTGTAGCTTTGAGAGCTTAAGTAATTTGGAAGTTAACAGAGAAGGGAAGTTGCCTAATGGAATGGAGACTAAAGCTTTCTTCAGAAAAGGAGATGTTGGAGGATGGGGAGATACTTTGAGTGAGTCCTTGGCAGAGAAAATAGATAGAACCATTGAAGAGAGGTTTCAAGGTTCTGGTCTAACATTTTCTTGTTGA
- the LOC106355039 gene encoding F-box protein At1g11270-like, producing the protein MSPFKRRRTLKSHREELLLLPDDVVELILERLPVKSLLRFRSVSKKLKSAIDFRHFQERQMLRGGDPDVLFVATNCYNDDGRLVKEDEDARTYVFGSSSRSMCLLIGVALRSIIVLVTVYYASTLLYNSSLCVLMDPATRWQQTFPLSNIQNLLIKRLRKNIPTPKLGFGKEKFTGTYKPLFLTNSSGFGLDDVTTCEVFDFTTQRWRYIHPASPFTTNPHPNPVYLDGSLCWLTDCEVPKVLSFDLHTETFHAICNAPFAHVLDPSSVTICVLDNRLCVSKKDWPTQDLWSFHSNKTWKKMCSIDLSQISSWLAEPFSLLDEPKFPLHLLQLWTSTSCCFKVVITMAPSLHLISLPTIIIYSSSLPIPLFLFVVLNLCFPLNFIVLLPPFL; encoded by the coding sequence ATGTCTCCGTTCAAAAGAAGGAGAACACTGAAAAGTCACCGCGAAGAGTTGCTCTTGCTCCCAGACGATGTTGTAGAGCTCATACTCGAGAGACTTCCGGTGAAATCTCTGCTGAGATTCAGGTCTGTGTCCAAGAAGCTGAAATCTGCAATCGATTTCCGACATTTCCAGGAAAGACAGATGCTACGAGGCGGTGATCCAGACGTCCTTTTCGTGGCCACTAATTGTTATAATGATGATGGTCGTCTCGTCAAAGAAGATGAGGATGCTCGAACATATGTGTTTGGATCATCATCACGGTCCATGTGCCTACTAATTGGGGTGGCACTTCGGTCTATCATAGTACTTGTGACGGTCTACTATGCCTCTACTCTATTATACAACTCGAGTCTCTGCGTCCTGATGGATCCCGCCACTAGATGGCAACAAACTTTCCCTCTCTCCAACATTCAAAACCTCTTAATCAAAAGGTTGAGGAAAAACATCCCAACTCCTAAGCTTGGTTTcggtaaagaaaaatttacCGGCACTTACAAGCCTCTTTTTCTAACCAACTCGTCCGGTTTTGGCCTAGACGACGTCACCACTTGCGAAGTTTTCGATTTCACCACTCAACGCTGGAGGTACATTCACCCTGCTTCTCCCTTTACCACTAATCCTCACCCCAATCCCGTTTATTTAGATGGCTCCCTTTGTTGGCTCACCGATTGTGAAGTACCCAAGGTTTTGTCTTTTGATCTTCACACCGAAACTTTTCATGCCATCTGTAATGCTCCCTTTGCCCATGTTCTTGACCCTTCGTCTGTCACCATTTGCGTCCTCGACAATCGCCTTTGCGTTTCTAAGAAAGACTGGCCTACCCAAGACTTATGGTCCTTCCATTCCAACAAGACGTGGAAGAAAATGTGTTCCATTGATCTCAGTCAAATTTCTTCTTGGCTTGCGGAACCTTTTTCTTTGCTTGATGAACCAAAGTTCCCTCTGCACCTATTGCAATTATGGACAAGCACAAGTTGCTGCTTTAAGGTGGTGATTACTATGGCGCCATCTTTACACTTGATCTCCTTACCAACTATTATCATTTACTCTTCAAGTCTTCCTATTCCCCTATTTCTGTTTGTTGTTCTCAATCTTTGTTTTCCGCTTAATTTTATTGTCTTGTTACCTCCCTTTTTGTAA
- the LOC106355038 gene encoding uncharacterized protein LOC106355038 yields the protein MKCKKMLEELNVKISLMDAIQMIPSMRSLVKGLISEKISADSDIMMVSKECSTVLQNRTVRKLENPGKFFLSVHIGKTLFACSLCDLGSSVNLMPYSVAKRMGLTNFKPTRISLVFAYRSVKLPIGVLEDLQVQIGNTTVLADFVVLELEDEPKDPLILGRPFVCTAGAIINVRNGRIDLQLGDIVMKFEMDELLKRPMLDGQNFTIDDENAALTPQQGMIEEILVDDPLEVALTRAESEQNTSNIDADGYEKMLDSGKSIEKMVTFLSLGETSNQPPPKGATVPKQGNKPARLLDDSWSELKAPMIELKSLPAGIRYAFLGPNSTYPVIMNSELNNVETAKLLCELRKYRKAIGYSLEDIPGFLIASGLVMFM from the exons ATGAAGTGCAAGAAGATGCTAGAGGAGTTGAATGTCAAGATATCTCTCATGGACGCAATTCAGATGATTCCTTCAATGCGCAGTCTAGTGAAGGGGCTGATCTCTGAGAAAATCTCTGCAGACAGCGATATCATGATGGTCTCAAAAGAATGCAGCACAGTCCTTCAAAACAGAACAGTCAGGAAATTGGAAAATCCTGGAAAATTTTTCCTCTCGGTTCATATTGGAAAAACATTGTTCGCATGTTCTTTATGTGATCTAGGTTCCAGTGTGAATCTCATGCCCTACTCAGTTGCAAAACGCATGGGACTAACCAATTTCAAGCCAACCAGGATCTCACTGGTGTTCGCATACAGATCAGTCAAGTTACCAATAGGTGTTCTCGAAGACCTGCAAGTTCAAATTGGCAACACCACTGTTCTGGCGGATTTCGTGGTTCTGGAGCTAGAAGATGAACCGAAAGACCCTCTCATTCTAGGTCGACCCTTCGTATGCACAGCTGGTGCAATCATTAATGTGCGCAATGGGAGAATCGATCTCCAACTAGGAGATATTGTCATGAAGTTTGAGATGGACGAGCTGCTCAAACGACCTATGCTAGATGGTCAGAACTTCACGATTGACGACGAGAACGCCGCCTTGACCCCTCAACAAGGGATGATCGAAGAAATACTAGTGGATGATCCTTTGGAAGTAGCTCTGACACGAGCAGAGTCTGAGCAAAACACGAGCAACATTGATGCTGATGGGTACGAGAAGATGCTTGATTCGGGTAAAAGCATTGAGAAGATGGTCACTTTCCTAAGTCTGGGGGAGACGAGCAATCAGCCTCCACCAAAAGGAGCAACTGTTCCTAAACAAGGTAACAAACCGGCCAGACTGCTCGATGATTCCTGGAGCGAACTCAAGGCTCCAATGATCGAATTAAAGTCCCTCCCAGCGGGGATCAGGTATGCGTTTCTTGGACCtaattccacatatcctgtcATTATGAACTCTGAACTCAATAATGTGGAAACTGCTAAACTCTTGTGTGAATTGAGAAAATACCGTAAGGCAATAGGGTATTCATTAgaagatattcctg GATTTTTGATAGCAAGTGGGTTAGTCATGTTCATGTAG